Below is a genomic region from Raphanus sativus cultivar WK10039 chromosome 4, ASM80110v3, whole genome shotgun sequence.
GACAAAGGTTTGTACTGGTTTCTAGTGATACGCTTTTGTGTCGGTTTATGTAGTTTTGCTGAAATCACTTGCTACTTTGTTATAACACAGATGATTTTGATGATTTCTGTATCCGAGCAACGAAGCTAGCAGGAGACTCCAACGGCGCTCCGTTGTTCACGGTGACTCAATCTCACAGAGGTGGTGAGCGTGGAATTGCAGAAACCAGCGCTGTGGCATCATCTACAGAGATATCTGGTGAGGAGCATGAAGATGATTGGCAATTACTTTGACCAGTTTCACTAAGACATCATTCTTCTTCGTTTTGTAACTTTGTCCGAATTGTCACAGTTTACGTCTCAAGACACCATTCTTTCTTCATCGATGCAAAGATTTGATGTTGTgcttttaaaagtaaaaactagattttgacccgcacacccgtgcgggtatatatttcaaaaatatattgctatttattttttatatcaatatcaaaatagataaaaaaattaaatttaaagaactgaaccgatcacgatccgaaagagtaatacaaaatccgaaccaaaattgattaaatatccaaattattcaaaattttgatatttagacaaccgaaacaaCAACCAATTCAAACCGAAGTATTttagatatcaaaatgtatccgaaagttttatatacgtatatatatatattaattatttttagttttaatgtatataaaacatccaaaatatatatgatacttttagattggtttaaatacttgaaaatatataaaaatagtcaaatataaatatctaacatagtggaagtacactcaaaacaccaaaaatatttttaaaaattattgatttttgatccaaaatttaaactaaaccaatttatatgttaagtttaggtattctgacatatgttattcagatttatatacaatatattattttacttatagaatttaagaaattcaaaatatataatgaatttttttaaaaaaataaataaattggttATCGGAACCCGAACTaaatggagctgaaatctttgaccccgaaaacccaaaacccaaacagatccgaaacgaatccgaatggatacctgaacgcccagccctaatcataattcgaactgaaatttagaaatatataaatgggACTGAAATCATTGACTTCGGAAACCCGAAatccaaacagatccgaaacgaattAGAATGGATACTTGAATGCCAGTCCtaatcactattatgtatcatatatgtcatcatataattaattgtattggtccatcatataaataattatataattaatagtattttatatgcaccatcttataaaaatacataattagatgacataataatattaattactcTATATATTGCCATATTATAGCCTTCACaaaatggattttgaaaaaaaaaaatatatcacagTGATTTTACTGAtgcaatttattttttatgtatataatagtTAGATATTTCCAAAAACAAAAGTCAGATATTTAGGGATTTTATGGCCTATATTGAAGGCCCTTAATCACGCACACATAAGATTGAAATGTTGCTGGTAGATTAAATCgtatctatataaaattttaacagaAAACGGAATTTGAATGATGAATCATGCAGAAGTTAATGATAGTGTAAACTTTAGGAATTACTCATATCAAGACATCAAGCTTTATTCTGTTTCTACATGTTATTTAATGCTAAGTGCCATAAAGGGTGTGTGAATATGTGATTGTCAAATTTAAGTAATTAAATTCTCAACCGAACAGAATGGTTTAGCATTATTTGTGGTATACGAATTTTTTgagttaaaaatgtaaaactactGTATTTTGATCAGTGGCATTCTTTTGTAATTATTGAGAAAAATTAAGGATTAATTCATagttgtacttcagttttaatagattagataaaaACTCTCATTAATTATGTAGTCATTATACTTGAATTTGTTACCGAAGATATGTTTCCCCTTCTCTAAGAAAAATGAAAGAATTAGCACTCAACCGTCTGTCTTTGACTTTGTTTGCTCCCAGTTTTTACAAAAGAACATATATCACTCCTGCCTGCTATCAACAAAGTcgttgtagtatagtggtaagtattcccgcctgtcacgcgggtgacccgggttcgatccccCGCAACGgcgttaatttttcaaaaaaactagTAATGCTATCATTTTTAAGTTCTGCCAAAAGATGctcaaaatagtaaaaaattgGCTTCGCCCGGATTCGAACCGGAGACCTTCAGTGTGTTAGACTGACGTGATAACCAACTACACCACGAAACCTTTTGTCAGTGTGATAACAATTTCATTTATAACTTAGTCTTAGATAATTTCATCCACTTGCCAGTTGCCATCCAATGCAACTTAACTCGCCTCCATGATCCATCCATGAATTAAGCTAAGTCATTATTTTCTCTTCAAGTTTTTGCTTAGTTAATGCATCACTAAATTCAAACACGTTTATATTCTGAAAAACAATAACGAGAGTAATAAGTGAACACAAAGTAATGACAAAGAAGAAGTCTTAAACGAATTCAACATTAAGGGAACTAACATGAGCACTGGTCTTTCaaacccaaaaaagaaaaagaaaaacacaaaagcAAGAGTCGAAACAACAACTAGAGAGAGCGAACCACCGGTTCCCTCATTCCTCTTCAGTACTTGCTGCACTCAGATCAACACTTAGGTCCAGTTGCTGCAGCacaagaaaggaaaaaaaaaacacaaaaattcATTTGAAAGATGTAAAGGAAACCAGAGATTGTTCTTTCCATTGCATCAACATATACATACATAAGGAATTTCAGGACATTACCTTTCCAGTGATTAGAGTATACATGTTCAACACATCAGCAACGGTTGTCTCGAAGTGGGTTGTAGCATCATAGCTCTGTGATCACCAACGAAAGGGTTAGATACTTAAAACAGTCAACTGAAACAGAAACTAAAGATTGGTCTCAGCTTACGGTTGATATAAAGCAGTTGTCCAACTCAGGCTCGTTGACAGGCTCGTATCTGTCATACACGTCGAAGAATATCTCATCAACGGGACCCAAAAGATCAATTCCAGCCTTTAGCTCAGTTTGAGGGTTATCAGTCTCTGCATCTGTGGACACAAATGCAATGAACTTTCCCTTGGGAGCAACGTTGTGGGAGTAGGAACAGCAGAAGACATACCTGGCAGAGCATAGAAACCTCTCACAACATCAGAACcaacataaataataaagacAATGGTAACGGATAGCAAAACAAAAATCACTATAATTCAAAAATGGCAAAATAACATATGAGCGAAGGAGAATCTTATAGCAAGCTTAAGAACATATCTTAACATGATATTGAGATGGACCTTAGGTACAAGAACCATTAAAGGGAACTCACATGTCAGATTTTCGGGCAAGCTGCTTCTGGGGTATGATGACCTGTACCGAGTGAGAGTCATTGGTGTTTGGAATAGGGTGGCTCATAATAGCAATGGCCCGAGCAACTCTGCCAATCTTTCTAACCTGTTCGAACATGATTACTCATCATATCATGAAACATTCCATACACATAATTGCAAataaccagaagaagaagaaggataagCTTAAATCATAATTGATACGTTGAACATGCTAAGAACTTCAATATTACCTTGTTGGGCAGGTAAGAAGGGTCACACACAATCTTTTTGCATCTAGCAGTCTCTCCTTCAGATGTTACACCAGTAACCTTACCTTCTTCGTCAAACTCTACCTGCCACAATATTAACATTGTTGTATATGAGTCTATCCTGCATCTCACACCCTTCTTACCAGACTTGCaccacaagaaaaaaaacaaagaggtATAAAAAGGAGGAAGAGAAATACCTTGCACTCAGGTTTGTTCAACATGTATGTGCCACCATAGACAGCACTAAGTCGTGCAAATGCCTGAACAAGGAGAACAGATAGAGAAGAGTCACTAAAGAAATTAATCATCTAAACCTTCAGGAAAAATTCAAGCAACCAAGGAAAATATCAGAATGAGAGAATAACCTGAGGGAGTTCTCCCAACCCATAGAGAGGATAAATATATGGAGAGGTTCCTTGGAAACGTGCAAGAGACTCCGCATAGAGCTAAGCCAACCATTTAAAGCGAGAATGTCAAACTTAACTACTTCAGAACAAAACATAgaactattaaaacaaaaggaGACAAGTCTGACAAAAGCACACCTTCATTCTCATCACAGTATCCAAGGCGGGTTGATTGAGATGTTGGTCATTGGTGTGAAGTGCCACTGCGTGACCAATAAAGTCAATAGTGTTCTCATCAAGACCAAATTTCCTGTCAAAATGTCATCTAAATGGTTAGTCTAACTAAAAAGAATGTCAGAAAAAACCAGAATCAAGCTTAGGAAGGGATTAGGGAATCATCAGCTTACGCAATCAGTTCCTTGGTTGTAAGTCTGGTCAAATCCATCCCGTTGTGTGTCTTGGGGTCCTTCTCGTCGTAATCCTGAACATAACTGAAGAACTTTCCAGCTCGACGTTTCTCAAAAATACCCATGAGAGGAGACTTCAGGGCCTCCATAGGAGTCACTGGCACCTTTTGAACCTGCAACCAGATATATTATGCATCAACAGTTGAAGAAGAGGTTATCAGCaaaatgattttgtaaatacatatgtaaaaaatatacatgaattagAAGCTTGTACCTTGCCTTTAACGAAGACATAGCTTCCATCAACGGCTTTAAACGACAAGTACTTTGTAACGTCCGTGTGAATAAGGGTACGCACAAGCTTGCCATTTCCCATCATAAACTAAGTCCATCACATTGAAAAAGACAAGACTTAGTGTGAGTCATGGCATAAAATGAAATGAACGGCAACAAAATACCTTAGGCATCATGTCAACATTGTAGTCCCTGCTAGCACCTAAATGCTCAGGAGCCTTGTCTTCTCCCTTGAACTTCTTCCAAAGCtgcaaatgaaaaaaatacaaataagaaATGTGACTTCTAATAAACTAAACCACCACAAAACCACTAAAGCAAAGGTGAGAAAGAAGAACCTGGTTGAGATTAAGAGATGTTGATTCACCACCATAGTAATCATTCCTGTCCATGTGAAGCACCTATTCATCATCATATCCACCAAAACCAATGCCTTGGCTTAATCAGATCGAAGCAATCACATAACAAACAAAGTCCCCCCCATTTCTAAAGTAATCATAAACCAAACATATATCAAGATCGAATCATAAAACCAAACCAGTTTGATTAGAATCGGTTTATACTAAACCGGATTATACATTTTGAAATTCATCATCGAACTCTAAATCGTACAATCGGAGAACTCATCTGATTTTGAGATCCGTTCATCATAATACCAATTAAAAAAAGTATAGATCGTAATCCGGATCATGGATCAAAAGCTACGAGAGAAGAGGAATGGAGAGACCTTGACGCCATCGACGGAGAGGAGACCGCTGAGGATACACTCCTTGAGACCGGTGCCGAGAACGATAACCTCGTACTCTTCATCCATGCTTGATCCAGAAAGTCTCGTCGAGaaaagagattgagagagagagatgatgaacacGCAGAGATGCGTTGCTTGTGGGGTAGGAATACTTAATAAGTATTCGATGGGCTTAAATCGTCAAATTTAAAACTATGTAAGGACTAAAAGTGAAATCCTgtattttcctaaaatatattaaaatcaatcatatatgCGCTAGCCAATGATAATTCCTCTACAGTAaatgttaatttatttcaaTTGGATTTCCTTTTTTTCAAAGAAGGGTTTTACTATTTCAATTGGATTTGTCCcctttttttaaagaataaaataatatatatattttaacagtGTAAATACAAATGCGAGTAACCTTGGTATATTTTTCGTGCAtcatttaattttcttacaTAAAAAAAATGGGGGATTCATTTACATAACCCGCtgatattaattttacttatattttaaagcttcaatttaaatacaaatttattaattttatacttgtcaaatttgttttttttattatataaatttaatatatgtcaTTCAATCTGTCCCatacttgatatata
It encodes:
- the LOC108851260 gene encoding guanosine nucleotide diphosphate dissociation inhibitor 2, translating into MDEEYEVIVLGTGLKECILSGLLSVDGVKVLHMDRNDYYGGESTSLNLNQLWKKFKGEDKAPEHLGASRDYNVDMMPKFMMGNGKLVRTLIHTDVTKYLSFKAVDGSYVFVKGKVQKVPVTPMEALKSPLMGIFEKRRAGKFFSYVQDYDEKDPKTHNGMDLTRLTTKELIAKFGLDENTIDFIGHAVALHTNDQHLNQPALDTVMRMKLYAESLARFQGTSPYIYPLYGLGELPQAFARLSAVYGGTYMLNKPECKVEFDEEGKVTGVTSEGETARCKKIVCDPSYLPNKVRKIGRVARAIAIMSHPIPNTNDSHSVQVIIPQKQLARKSDMYVFCCSYSHNVAPKGKFIAFVSTDAETDNPQTELKAGIDLLGPVDEIFFDVYDRYEPVNEPELDNCFISTSYDATTHFETTVADVLNMYTLITGKQLDLSVDLSAASTEEE